From one Peptoniphilaceae bacterium AMB_02 genomic stretch:
- a CDS encoding DNA topology modulation protein — protein sequence MKIALMGYSGSGKSTLAGKLGRAFQIPVLHLDSVNFLPGWNLRDRESANGMVLEFLKKESWIIDGNYGEFYKKRRIEEADLIILLLLPRFTCLKRAFFRYLKYRGKTREDMASGCNEKLDFEFIKWILYNGRNKAKREAFKQTVNSYPEKTIVLKSQKEIDEFVKGFAKI from the coding sequence ATGAAGATAGCATTGATGGGTTATAGCGGTAGTGGAAAGTCCACACTTGCAGGGAAACTGGGAAGAGCATTCCAAATACCGGTACTTCATTTGGACTCTGTAAACTTTCTGCCGGGATGGAATCTTAGAGATAGAGAAAGTGCGAATGGAATGGTCTTGGAATTCTTAAAGAAGGAAAGCTGGATAATCGATGGAAACTACGGGGAATTCTATAAGAAGAGAAGGATAGAAGAAGCAGATTTAATAATACTCCTACTCTTGCCTAGATTTACTTGCCTCAAAAGAGCTTTTTTCAGGTATTTAAAATACAGGGGAAAAACCAGGGAAGATATGGCAAGCGGATGTAATGAAAAACTGGATTTTGAATTTATAAAATGGATACTCTACAATGGCAGAAATAAAGCGAAAAGAGAAGCGTTTAAACAGACTGTAAACAGCTATCCGGAAAAGACTATCGTTCTTAAATCGCAAAAAGAGATTGATGAGTTTGTAAAGGGATTTGCTAAAATCTAG
- a CDS encoding sigma-70 family RNA polymerase sigma factor, whose translation MHDWEEIYQKNFKDVYYFILKLSKNETIAEDICSDTFLQAMKSIESFKGETSLRVWLCSIAKNKYFSYLRKNNPQDIDIDLNLLPTDQDLEEEVLSALGYSEIYNKILSLPKPYSEVVKLRLIDELSFKKIGNYFKKTDNWACVTFHRGKRMLKKFMEEENEKL comes from the coding sequence ATGCATGACTGGGAAGAGATTTATCAAAAGAACTTTAAGGATGTCTACTATTTTATCTTAAAGCTCTCCAAAAATGAAACTATCGCTGAAGATATCTGCTCCGATACCTTTTTACAAGCGATGAAGTCCATAGAAAGCTTTAAAGGTGAAACTTCACTTAGAGTTTGGCTATGCTCCATTGCAAAGAACAAGTATTTTAGTTACCTCAGAAAAAACAATCCCCAGGATATTGATATTGACTTGAACCTTCTCCCCACGGACCAAGATCTCGAGGAAGAAGTATTATCCGCACTTGGATACAGTGAAATCTACAATAAAATACTCTCCCTGCCAAAACCTTATTCCGAGGTTGTAAAATTAAGACTTATAGATGAATTGAGTTTTAAAAAAATCGGGAACTATTTTAAAAAAACGGATAACTGGGCATGCGTTACATTTCACAGAGGTAAGAGAATGTTAAAGAAATTTATGGAGGAAGAAAATGAAAAATTGTAA
- the ugpC gene encoding sn-glycerol-3-phosphate ABC transporter ATP-binding protein UgpC, whose protein sequence is MAEVVLNNLVKVYESNNIAVNNVSLEIKDKEFVVLVGPSGCGKSTMLRMIAGLEEISSGQLQIDGTVMNEVQAKDRDIAMVFQSYALYPHMSIRQNIAFPLKMKGVKREVINEKVEEVSEILELNNLLDRKPAALSGGQRQRVALGRAMVRNPKVFLLDEPLSNLDAKLRVSMRSEIVKLHRKLETTFIYVTHDQTEAMTMGDRIAILRDGILEQMDTPTKIYDFPANKFVATFIGSPTMNLLEVSVVKDQNIPFVSIAGHKYRIHEESLKRLIALPKRLILGLRPEAFSIASIEDEDTIDIVISSIEQMGSDSYIFFEIAGVSMIARVAPNHTIKRGCSIKLKIDMSKAYYFNIDTEESLLHPIDEDMKRYS, encoded by the coding sequence ATGGCAGAAGTTGTATTAAATAATCTAGTAAAAGTATATGAAAGCAATAATATTGCAGTTAATAATGTAAGTTTAGAGATAAAAGACAAAGAATTTGTAGTACTTGTAGGCCCCTCCGGATGTGGAAAATCCACCATGCTCAGAATGATAGCAGGACTCGAAGAAATCAGTAGTGGTCAGCTCCAAATAGACGGAACAGTAATGAATGAAGTTCAAGCCAAAGACAGGGATATAGCTATGGTATTTCAAAGCTATGCACTTTATCCGCATATGAGTATAAGACAAAATATAGCATTTCCGCTCAAAATGAAAGGGGTCAAAAGAGAAGTGATAAACGAAAAAGTTGAAGAGGTATCAGAGATTTTAGAACTAAATAACTTACTCGACAGAAAACCAGCTGCACTTAGTGGAGGACAAAGACAAAGAGTTGCACTGGGTAGAGCAATGGTTAGGAATCCGAAGGTTTTTTTACTTGATGAGCCCCTATCAAATCTAGATGCTAAACTAAGGGTTTCGATGAGATCTGAAATAGTGAAACTGCATAGGAAACTCGAAACAACCTTCATCTATGTTACACATGATCAGACAGAAGCCATGACTATGGGAGACCGCATTGCGATACTTAGAGATGGAATTTTGGAGCAGATGGATACCCCTACTAAAATCTATGATTTCCCTGCCAATAAATTTGTAGCAACCTTTATTGGCAGTCCTACGATGAACCTATTGGAAGTATCCGTGGTCAAAGACCAAAATATACCATTCGTCAGCATCGCAGGTCATAAATACCGCATCCATGAAGAATCCTTGAAAAGATTGATAGCATTACCTAAAAGATTAATCTTGGGCCTTAGACCGGAAGCATTCTCCATAGCAAGCATAGAAGATGAAGATACTATCGATATTGTAATTTCAAGCATAGAGCAGATGGGCAGTGACAGTTATATCTTTTTTGAGATCGCGGGAGTATCCATGATTGCAAGGGTAGCACCTAACCATACGATTAAAAGGGGCTGCTCCATTAAGCTAAAGATCGATATGTCCAAAGCATATTATTTTAATATCGATACAGAAGAGAGCCTCCTACACCCCATAGATGAAGATATGAAGAGATATAGCTAA
- a CDS encoding glycerophosphodiester phosphodiesterase family protein yields MLIYAHRGCSKVFPENTMEAFEHAIDIGVDGIELDVQLSKDGEVVIVHDENLKRLTGEDAWVFDLTLAELKELNFAKNRDDFNHTEIPVLEEYLDIVKGCNLITNIELKTSIFSYPGLIDKVAKLIKQYKLEEKVIISSFNHLSLMESKRIIPEAAHAVLEASNLVKPVEYLKRLNMEYFHPLFTTIDEDMIQSLNAEGIYINAWTVDNPEHASLLKELGVRGIISNVPEVLQNLK; encoded by the coding sequence ATGCTTATATATGCTCATAGAGGATGCAGTAAGGTTTTTCCGGAAAACACCATGGAGGCATTTGAACATGCGATCGACATAGGTGTAGACGGGATAGAGCTTGATGTACAGCTTAGCAAAGACGGAGAGGTTGTAATAGTACACGATGAGAATTTAAAAAGACTTACCGGTGAGGATGCTTGGGTTTTTGATTTGACTTTAGCCGAGCTTAAAGAACTTAATTTTGCCAAGAATAGGGATGATTTTAATCATACCGAAATACCGGTGCTGGAAGAGTATCTTGATATTGTTAAGGGATGCAATTTAATAACAAATATTGAGCTAAAGACTTCCATATTTTCTTATCCGGGGCTAATAGACAAAGTAGCTAAACTGATAAAACAGTATAAATTGGAAGAGAAGGTTATTATTTCTTCTTTTAATCATCTGTCTTTAATGGAATCCAAGAGGATAATACCTGAGGCTGCTCATGCAGTACTCGAAGCTTCAAACCTGGTAAAACCTGTGGAATATCTAAAAAGACTCAATATGGAATATTTTCATCCACTATTTACTACCATAGATGAAGATATGATACAATCTCTAAACGCAGAGGGGATTTATATCAATGCTTGGACTGTAGACAATCCCGAGCATGCATCTTTATTAAAAGAGCTTGGAGTAAGAGGCATTATTTCAAATGTGCCCGAAGTTCTTCAAAATTTAAAATAA
- a CDS encoding zf-HC2 domain-containing protein, whose protein sequence is MKNCNIVKDLMPLVAENIASEESSNLVKKHIETCSECKIVWDSINDNEYTDAFESEAIPIKNARDKINTYRKKSNIVIGLLITYILLIIFQFLTRPVLLPADKAILDFEIKGEDIVLTLSSEVAGISLSGMESDPDNKKEGYSLMAWTNRINKYMPNRSEAKYLIENPKSKLIYYISDNDVDIILGEHNKSSNRATLPRLALSYYLKLAGFVFLITALIAAFTKIKWFKYPATFSFSYIITHFLVVGTKTATYQMTKDFLIILVLSLILSMALVMFYKQRSTI, encoded by the coding sequence ATGAAAAATTGTAATATAGTTAAAGATTTAATGCCTCTTGTAGCTGAGAATATCGCTTCTGAAGAAAGCTCAAATCTTGTAAAAAAACATATTGAAACATGTTCCGAGTGCAAAATAGTTTGGGATTCCATAAATGATAATGAATATACGGATGCATTCGAATCAGAAGCCATACCTATAAAAAATGCAAGAGATAAAATCAATACCTACAGAAAAAAATCAAATATTGTCATAGGACTACTAATCACCTACATCTTGCTTATAATATTTCAGTTTTTAACCAGACCTGTCCTCCTTCCCGCGGACAAAGCCATCTTGGATTTTGAAATAAAGGGTGAGGATATAGTACTGACTCTGAGTTCTGAAGTAGCTGGCATAAGCCTGTCCGGAATGGAATCAGACCCTGATAATAAAAAAGAAGGCTATAGTCTGATGGCTTGGACTAATAGAATCAATAAATATATGCCCAATAGGAGCGAAGCTAAATACCTCATTGAAAATCCCAAGTCTAAGCTTATATACTATATTTCAGATAATGATGTTGACATAATACTTGGTGAGCATAATAAATCTTCTAACCGAGCCACACTTCCAAGACTTGCACTTAGTTATTATTTAAAACTTGCCGGATTTGTATTTTTAATCACAGCTCTAATAGCTGCATTTACAAAAATTAAATGGTTTAAGTACCCTGCCACTTTTAGTTTTTCATATATCATTACTCATTTTCTTGTAGTCGGCACCAAAACAGCTACTTATCAAATGACCAAGGACTTTCTTATCATTCTCGTCCTTTCGCTCATTCTCAGTATGGCTTTAGTTATGTTTTATAAGCAAAGAAGTACGATTTAA
- a CDS encoding S8 family serine peptidase, with protein sequence MKTFLRRTAAFMLSGALLFTSLPINIANAQEVKVPELKTDYRESVNPELAKLDPNLASYKAEEKVRVIVELSEEPIIDKATQSGISVPELSQGAFRAQEKAISDEQSTAKSDLENKGVELVEKDKFSVAINGFSAEVKAEDLEEIAKLPAVKKVYLSREYERPAPVEPSMVNSVGLIGIEETWGDLNYKGEGMVVAIIDTGVDYDHKDMKITDPSKAKLTEEKINELISKYSLPGRYINDKVPYGYDYHDKDIEPKETAPSSQHGMHVAGTVAANGDLANNGIKGVAPEAQILAMKVFSDNESMNNVFSDSYLRAIEESVMLGADALNMSLGAPAGIYDRSGESAEDVALNNAVDNGIICAIAAGNDRNIVDGYGKMHKRNPDLALVGSPSTFPNSFAVASFENTKTFSNAVETVINGENFSFAAKVHESSPKEGFPKDSEYVYVGLGATDADYEGKDVSGKVALIQRGAATYTDKKNLAIKHGATAAIIFNHEAGGDALVNMLIDPPYDIPVAFIGHSDGMRLVGAPEGTKVTLTVDPSFVDNPSARKMSTFSSWGPSSDLRMKPEILAPGGNIYSTQNNDEYGVMSGTSMATPHVAGASAVVKQALKEKFPNLSEKEYAELTKQVMMNTAIPQKDNGTGYTYSVMQQGAGMMNVHSAITTPVHIDVTGTNDNIADGKLELKEIYEDHFVVKLTLHNTSNKAIKYDLKSEVLKEAIEDDHFAERTEEITSIIKPKSIKVKANSTITKDFTISFDGLENNQLLNGFIHLENKNHPKLTVPFIGFYGNWNEPRIIDGMKGFEDNFFPLPGFYAIYKNNQGKEVINPLPVKEKDGKNVVYFSHKTNIMPVLSVIRNAENLGFNITNAEDKELVKLNSEIRVRKVNRLGGGKSPYFFNDFMKWDGNLRKGSAVEGELYNYNIKAQLNYDADAQVYKYPIVLDKTAPEVEFVKYDKTTRTIDVRIKDALSGTAYLVFINPNNTEQLEVKPVEQAYPEFKEGDVISYTLPEDWDTDKLIVGAEDAVLNLNLFNLFDLQDSKDTPRIDITSPKILTFQEPEVNVSGTITNTENLDKVILRQVDEKGNVIGEEVEATFEKDGDKFVFNGKITVEGEELIYIQITAISGSLKGNVAQWIFVDKTAPTIEISHECNPDNEKDVKLTFHVKDNFWAVMVDEIREDGSTYQRLLKHDESFEKLERKPTDVTFTHDFELENVEEDETFYFKAYDFAGNETKVSYSIKSGECAIVEGPGTTEPTDPEVDPTVPGNNDETDEPNNPEEPKPVEPGTPDPENPVDPEKPVDPEKPVNPEKPEDDEKPNDEATTPDKPKDNKPGGPDIDNPVEKPSDGSEATIATVELSGKTRYETAIKISTELFRESEKVVIASGEDYPDALAASVLAAELNAPLLLSTKSALRDDVKAEIARLKAKEVLLIGGENTLDANLEKEISALELKVERIADTNRYKTAAKINEMVKSLTSKSDHVILANGRNYADALAAAPYAGLEKAGILLSESDKLDEAAMKQIEGVKKVTIIGGLKSISKDIADALEAKGIEVKRVSGSDRYNTANELGKEFFAKPEKVVIASGENYPDALAGSLIAIKEKAPILLVKKDHVSDETIAQLKEMGAVQFYLLGGENTISTAVKNTLKNIYK encoded by the coding sequence TTGAAAACATTTTTAAGACGTACAGCAGCTTTTATGTTGTCGGGAGCATTATTATTTACATCTCTACCTATCAACATCGCTAATGCACAGGAAGTAAAAGTTCCCGAGTTAAAGACTGACTATAGGGAAAGCGTAAACCCGGAGCTGGCAAAGTTGGATCCAAATTTAGCTTCATATAAAGCTGAAGAAAAGGTTAGAGTAATAGTGGAATTATCAGAAGAACCAATTATTGATAAAGCTACTCAATCTGGAATATCAGTTCCTGAACTTTCTCAAGGGGCTTTCAGAGCACAAGAGAAAGCGATTTCAGATGAACAATCTACTGCAAAGTCTGATCTTGAAAATAAAGGCGTAGAACTTGTTGAAAAAGATAAGTTCTCTGTAGCAATCAATGGTTTTTCAGCAGAAGTAAAAGCTGAAGACCTTGAAGAAATAGCTAAATTACCTGCTGTAAAAAAAGTTTATCTTTCAAGAGAATACGAAAGACCAGCGCCTGTTGAACCGAGTATGGTCAATTCTGTAGGTCTAATAGGAATTGAAGAAACATGGGGAGATTTGAACTATAAAGGTGAAGGCATGGTAGTTGCAATTATAGATACCGGTGTAGATTACGATCATAAAGACATGAAAATCACCGATCCTTCAAAAGCTAAGCTAACTGAAGAAAAAATCAACGAATTAATCTCTAAATACTCTCTTCCAGGTAGATATATAAATGATAAAGTTCCTTATGGATATGATTATCATGATAAAGATATTGAGCCTAAAGAGACGGCACCTTCATCCCAACACGGAATGCATGTTGCAGGTACTGTTGCGGCGAATGGTGACCTAGCAAATAATGGTATAAAAGGTGTTGCTCCTGAAGCTCAAATACTTGCTATGAAGGTGTTTTCAGACAACGAGAGCATGAATAATGTCTTTTCAGATTCTTATCTAAGAGCTATAGAGGAATCAGTTATGCTTGGAGCAGATGCTCTTAATATGAGTTTAGGAGCACCAGCGGGCATTTATGATAGAAGTGGAGAAAGTGCTGAAGATGTAGCTCTAAATAATGCAGTTGATAATGGTATTATCTGTGCAATAGCTGCAGGAAATGATAGAAATATAGTAGATGGATATGGCAAAATGCATAAGAGAAATCCTGACTTGGCATTAGTTGGCTCTCCTTCTACCTTCCCTAATTCATTCGCAGTAGCTTCTTTTGAAAACACAAAAACATTCTCAAATGCTGTTGAAACTGTAATTAATGGTGAAAACTTCTCATTTGCTGCCAAAGTACATGAAAGCAGTCCAAAAGAAGGATTCCCAAAAGATAGTGAATATGTATATGTAGGACTTGGTGCTACAGATGCAGATTATGAAGGTAAAGATGTAAGTGGTAAAGTAGCCCTAATTCAAAGAGGTGCTGCAACATATACAGATAAGAAAAATCTTGCAATTAAACATGGTGCAACTGCCGCTATAATCTTCAATCATGAAGCAGGCGGAGATGCCCTTGTAAATATGTTAATCGATCCTCCATATGATATTCCAGTGGCATTTATCGGTCATAGCGATGGAATGAGACTTGTAGGAGCACCGGAAGGAACTAAGGTTACACTAACCGTAGATCCTAGTTTCGTTGATAATCCTTCTGCCAGAAAAATGAGTACTTTCTCAAGTTGGGGTCCTTCAAGTGACCTAAGGATGAAACCTGAAATACTAGCTCCTGGCGGAAATATTTATTCGACTCAAAATAATGATGAATACGGAGTTATGAGCGGTACCTCAATGGCTACACCTCATGTAGCAGGAGCATCTGCGGTTGTTAAACAAGCTCTTAAAGAAAAGTTCCCAAATCTTTCTGAAAAAGAGTATGCGGAATTAACTAAACAAGTTATGATGAACACTGCAATTCCTCAAAAAGATAATGGTACAGGATACACTTATTCCGTTATGCAGCAAGGTGCAGGTATGATGAATGTTCATTCAGCTATAACTACCCCTGTTCATATTGATGTAACTGGAACTAATGACAATATAGCTGATGGAAAATTAGAGCTAAAAGAAATATACGAAGATCACTTCGTAGTAAAATTAACACTTCACAATACTTCTAATAAAGCCATAAAATACGACCTAAAATCGGAAGTATTAAAAGAAGCGATAGAAGATGACCATTTTGCAGAAAGAACTGAAGAAATAACCTCAATTATAAAGCCAAAGAGCATAAAAGTTAAAGCTAATAGCACGATTACAAAAGATTTTACCATTAGTTTTGACGGTCTTGAAAATAATCAATTGCTAAATGGATTTATTCATTTGGAAAACAAAAACCATCCTAAACTTACCGTTCCTTTCATAGGTTTCTATGGTAATTGGAATGAACCGAGAATTATCGATGGTATGAAGGGATTTGAAGATAATTTCTTCCCACTTCCAGGATTCTATGCAATTTATAAGAATAATCAAGGCAAAGAAGTAATTAATCCACTACCTGTAAAAGAAAAAGACGGTAAAAACGTCGTTTACTTTAGCCACAAGACCAATATTATGCCTGTATTATCAGTAATCCGTAATGCAGAAAATTTAGGTTTTAATATAACAAATGCTGAAGATAAGGAATTAGTAAAACTTAATTCTGAAATTCGTGTAAGAAAAGTCAATAGACTGGGCGGAGGAAAATCGCCATATTTCTTCAATGATTTCATGAAATGGGACGGAAACCTTAGAAAAGGTTCTGCAGTAGAAGGCGAATTATACAATTACAATATCAAAGCTCAATTAAACTATGATGCCGATGCTCAAGTTTATAAATATCCTATCGTTTTGGATAAGACAGCTCCTGAAGTAGAATTTGTAAAATACGATAAAACTACACGAACAATAGATGTTAGAATAAAAGATGCACTTTCAGGTACAGCATATCTGGTATTTATTAATCCTAATAATACAGAACAGTTAGAAGTTAAACCTGTAGAACAAGCGTATCCTGAGTTTAAAGAAGGCGATGTTATTTCCTATACGCTACCTGAAGATTGGGATACTGACAAATTAATAGTTGGAGCTGAAGATGCTGTTCTAAATCTTAACCTCTTTAATTTATTTGATCTACAGGACAGCAAAGATACTCCAAGAATTGATATTACATCACCTAAGATTTTAACTTTCCAAGAACCTGAAGTTAATGTTAGCGGTACTATAACAAATACTGAAAATCTGGATAAAGTTATACTTAGACAAGTTGATGAAAAAGGTAATGTTATAGGCGAAGAAGTTGAAGCAACTTTTGAAAAAGACGGCGATAAATTTGTATTCAATGGTAAAATAACTGTTGAAGGTGAAGAGCTAATCTATATCCAAATTACTGCAATATCAGGATCCTTAAAAGGAAATGTTGCTCAATGGATATTTGTCGACAAAACCGCTCCAACTATAGAAATCTCTCACGAATGTAATCCTGACAATGAAAAAGACGTTAAACTTACCTTCCATGTTAAGGATAATTTCTGGGCAGTAATGGTAGATGAAATAAGAGAAGATGGATCAACTTATCAAAGATTACTAAAACATGACGAATCTTTTGAAAAGCTTGAAAGAAAGCCGACCGATGTTACATTCACTCATGATTTTGAATTAGAAAATGTAGAAGAGGATGAAACATTCTACTTCAAAGCTTATGATTTCGCAGGAAATGAAACCAAAGTATCATACAGCATTAAGAGCGGTGAATGTGCTATCGTAGAAGGCCCTGGAACTACTGAACCTACAGATCCTGAAGTAGATCCAACAGTACCAGGTAATAACGATGAGACAGATGAACCAAACAATCCGGAAGAACCAAAACCGGTAGAACCGGGAACACCTGATCCTGAAAATCCTGTGGATCCAGAAAAACCTGTAGATCCGGAAAAACCTGTGAATCCAGAAAAACCAGAAGATGATGAAAAGCCTAATGACGAAGCAACAACGCCAGATAAACCTAAAGACAATAAACCTGGCGGACCTGATATCGACAATCCTGTTGAAAAACCTTCTGACGGAAGCGAAGCAACCATAGCGACTGTTGAACTTTCAGGAAAGACAAGATACGAGACTGCTATTAAGATTAGCACCGAGCTATTTAGAGAAAGCGAAAAAGTCGTAATAGCTTCAGGTGAAGATTATCCTGACGCACTTGCAGCATCAGTACTTGCAGCTGAACTGAATGCACCTCTTTTATTAAGTACTAAGTCTGCATTAAGAGACGATGTTAAAGCTGAGATTGCAAGACTTAAAGCTAAAGAAGTACTATTAATCGGTGGAGAAAATACACTTGATGCAAATCTTGAAAAAGAAATCTCTGCTTTAGAGCTAAAAGTTGAGAGAATAGCAGATACTAATAGATACAAAACAGCAGCTAAAATAAATGAAATGGTTAAGAGCCTTACAAGTAAATCTGATCATGTAATTTTAGCAAATGGTAGAAACTATGCAGATGCACTAGCAGCTGCTCCATATGCAGGTCTTGAAAAAGCCGGTATACTGTTATCTGAATCAGACAAACTAGATGAAGCTGCTATGAAGCAAATCGAAGGCGTTAAAAAGGTTACTATAATTGGTGGTCTAAAATCAATATCTAAAGATATTGCCGATGCCCTAGAAGCAAAAGGTATAGAAGTTAAAAGAGTTTCTGGAAGTGACAGATATAACACAGCTAACGAATTAGGAAAAGAATTCTTTGCAAAGCCTGAAAAAGTTGTTATAGCAAGCGGAGAAAACTATCCTGACGCATTAGCAGGATCACTTATAGCTATTAAAGAAAAAGCTCCAATCTTACTTGTTAAAAAAGATCATGTAAGCGATGAAACTATCGCACAACTAAAAGAAATGGGAGCAGTTCAATTCTATCTACTAGGTGGAGAGAACACAATATCTACAGCTGTTAAAAACACTCTTAAAAACATCTATAAATAA
- a CDS encoding AAA family ATPase encodes MPVNSRKLDSDYENFQHEKYDKWHELKKICLDSAKERETNKKEVTLLRANPPSLQKLKELIGLECVKEQVSDVIAHSVINKSKSEVTNQEFMNPFNMVFTGNPGTGKTTVAKIIAEIFKDLSLLKKGHLVTATRAGLVAEYLGQTADKTTEVFNSALDGILFIDEAYSLFYEGCSPKDYGVEVINTLTGLMTENIGRCCVILAGYPEEMEYLLRHSNPGFRDRFPFIINFDDYDQKSLEQIFRLKLKQRNLKLDKSCHQILKNHITQIYEHRDQNFSNGRMVENYLQRIVLNQERRLFSLWSSGKDLTNHDLFTLKSIDFNDVLERFIKHAPETVNTPPMGFVSPSLANSY; translated from the coding sequence GTGCCAGTTAATTCAAGAAAATTAGATTCCGATTATGAGAATTTTCAGCATGAAAAATACGATAAATGGCATGAACTAAAAAAGATTTGCTTAGACTCAGCTAAAGAGCGGGAAACTAACAAAAAAGAAGTTACTTTACTACGTGCTAATCCTCCATCTTTACAAAAACTTAAAGAATTAATAGGACTAGAATGCGTAAAAGAACAGGTGAGTGATGTTATTGCTCACAGTGTAATTAATAAAAGTAAAAGTGAAGTCACAAATCAGGAATTTATGAATCCATTTAATATGGTGTTCACAGGAAATCCAGGTACAGGAAAAACGACTGTTGCAAAAATCATCGCCGAAATTTTCAAAGATTTATCACTTTTAAAAAAGGGTCACTTAGTAACCGCTACGCGAGCCGGCTTAGTAGCAGAATATTTAGGCCAAACTGCAGATAAAACTACCGAAGTTTTCAACAGTGCTCTTGACGGAATACTATTTATCGATGAAGCCTATTCCCTATTCTATGAAGGATGCTCTCCAAAAGACTATGGTGTTGAGGTTATAAACACATTAACTGGACTAATGACTGAAAATATTGGCAGATGCTGCGTAATCTTAGCCGGATATCCCGAAGAAATGGAATACTTGCTAAGACATTCAAATCCGGGTTTCCGAGACAGATTTCCTTTTATTATAAATTTTGATGACTATGATCAGAAAAGTCTGGAGCAAATCTTCAGATTAAAGCTGAAACAGCGAAATCTTAAACTGGATAAGAGCTGTCATCAAATCTTAAAAAATCATATAACTCAAATCTACGAACACAGAGATCAGAACTTCTCTAATGGACGTATGGTTGAGAACTACCTACAAAGAATCGTTCTTAATCAGGAACGAAGACTGTTTAGTTTGTGGTCGAGTGGAAAAGACTTAACAAATCATGACTTATTCACATTAAAATCAATTGATTTTAATGATGTCCTTGAGCGTTTTATTAAACATGCACCTGAAACAGTCAATACCCCTCCTATGGGATTTGTCTCCCCTTCCCTGGCAAATTCCTATTAA
- a CDS encoding DNA-directed RNA polymerase subunit alpha C-terminal domain-containing protein has protein sequence MTKIHVLLSNSLNAIKESVFSLMNHSKRSIVEPSDMQVEESDEKTELENVYGHEDCQDQYISYANSDAFLQNSLKMLNVSPSISEALNEACLYQIADIECRSKHWLRYCLDELSSDELEELFDALKDRGIILEEYSMDEYLDLDISQLELSSPTYSALESCGLRTVSDLVIRSPYWLLKNIDSFNQNNIYELSSVLKRINLSLAEINEEEFVEFKRLQNLDTFIEEHLIGEENLLKSKFLNISNDFLDEDIEYFDFSLRTYNCLRRAGISTVRDLASHSKASLAKIRSINDRILDEIYFNLDLIDLSLDDENELDKLEVYLNNSSNLELIRKAQCQLIQEN, from the coding sequence ATGACAAAAATTCATGTTTTATTATCTAATTCACTAAATGCTATTAAAGAGTCTGTATTTTCACTTATGAATCATTCTAAAAGATCGATTGTAGAACCTTCTGATATGCAAGTTGAAGAATCTGATGAAAAAACGGAACTTGAAAATGTATATGGGCATGAAGATTGCCAAGATCAATACATTTCATATGCCAATTCAGATGCTTTCCTTCAGAATAGTTTAAAAATGCTTAATGTAAGTCCTTCAATATCTGAGGCACTCAATGAAGCATGTCTTTACCAAATTGCGGACATAGAATGTCGTAGCAAACATTGGCTAAGATATTGTTTGGATGAATTGAGTTCTGATGAACTTGAAGAATTATTCGACGCTTTAAAAGACCGCGGAATAATCCTGGAGGAATATAGTATGGATGAATATTTGGACTTAGATATAAGTCAATTGGAGCTAAGTTCGCCCACATATAGTGCTTTAGAATCATGTGGATTAAGAACAGTTTCTGATTTGGTAATTCGCAGTCCGTATTGGCTATTAAAAAACATAGATTCTTTTAATCAAAATAATATATATGAACTCTCAAGTGTGCTTAAAAGAATCAACCTGAGTTTGGCTGAAATTAATGAGGAGGAGTTTGTCGAGTTTAAAAGACTCCAAAATCTAGATACCTTTATAGAAGAGCATCTAATCGGGGAAGAAAATCTATTAAAGAGCAAATTCTTAAACATTTCCAACGATTTTCTAGATGAAGATATAGAATATTTTGATTTCAGTTTGCGCACATACAATTGTTTAAGAAGAGCCGGTATAAGTACGGTAAGAGACTTAGCTTCACATAGTAAAGCATCACTTGCCAAGATTAGATCTATAAATGACCGTATTTTAGATGAAATTTACTTTAATCTTGACTTAATTGACTTGTCTTTAGACGACGAGAATGAGCTAGATAAACTCGAAGTATACTTAAATAATTCAAGCAATTTGGAGCTTATTAGAAAAGCCCAGTGCCAGTTAATTCAAGAAAATTAG